Within Gammaproteobacteria bacterium, the genomic segment GATCTGGCGCTTGATCCCAAAGAGATTTTTTGAAATACCAGTCTCACCTCAAGGCCACCACCGCATTCCCAGGCACCAACAAGGACACCAGGCCGGTCAGCTGCCAGGACGCGGACTCAATATTGTGAGCTTCCCCTTGTTCCGCGTGTCCCAGGCCTGTTCGCCAAAGTATTATTAACCCGGCAATTAGGATTGCCGGGTTAATAGGAACAGCCCGATGATGCGGGCGCGGACAAGCAGGCGGTAAATGTCCAGCGTGCGGCCGGGTTCCGTGGCCATCGCGACAAAAAAGAAATCAACGAAGCTTTCCAGCACGAAATAGCTGAGCGCCACCACACACGAAGCGAGGGACGATTCCTGCCCGGGGTCAGCGCTTTGCATACGCCAGCGTGTGGCGGCAGAACAGCAGCAAACACAGCGCCGCGGCGAGGAACAGCACAATTGTCCAAATCATGCTCGTGCTCTCGCACCTGTTTGCGATGTGCCGGCTCAGGTACCGAACAGCAGCAACAGCGTGCCGAACAGCGTTGCGACAATTCCGGCGGCAAAAACAAACCAATCGTCCCGTTTGCCGCCGGGTTCCAGGGTGGCATCTGTTGCTTTTTCCGGATTGTAAAATACGGGCACTTTGGCACCCACGGGATAGTTCTTCGCTGAATCCGAAACGGCCACCGGCCCCGGCGTTTCATTGGGGCAGAGGTAAACGCCCTTGAGGGTTTCGCCGTTGACCTGATAGGTGAAGTGCACTTGTGCTTGTTCCGTGCCCAATTCCGAAGCGGGCGTGAATGTTTCCACCACGCCTTCAACGCTGGGCCAGGCTTTGGTATCACGGCCTTTCACCATGATGCGCCAGCCCCAAAAGGTGACAGCGATTCCGGCGACTACAAATAAACCAAGCAAGACAATGTAGGGGTTCAAAGTAACATTCTCCGTAAAAAAAAGATTCGCCCCGCCTTCGCCCTGGAAGAGGAAAGGGGCCTGAACAACGCCGTTTGGGCACAGTTCACAAATTATGTTCTGCGGGTATAACGATGTTTCACTCCCACTGGAAACCACTCGGGATCGCCCGCGGGTTTTAGTACGATTCTTGGCATTTGATATTGCGCCGGCACATAGTTGGCGAATTCGCTGTTGAGCCGCAGCAGCTGGGCGCGGATGGTGGCTGCCACCGTATCGCGCAATGATTCACTGGCGTTTGCACCTGGCAACAGTTCCACCACAATGTGCAGTGCCTCGTTGTGATCATCGGTTTCCACCACTTGCATAACGAACTTGCCACTTACCTGTTTGCGCACCGCGCTCTGCTCCAGGCCGACGCTGATGTTTTCCGGGTAGATGTTGGCGCCAAAGTACGACACGGTAAAATCGGCGCGGCCGAAAATATATGCGAAGGGCAGGTCGCGCACACTGTTTTGGTCCAGGCCGGCCAGTGGATCGAAGCCATAGCCGCGCACCCGCTCCAGCAGATCCTGGCATGCAATCAGCCCGCCCTTGTCAGCGATGTGGTAACGGATCAAGGGCACGCCATTGTCGCCGCTCACCACCAGCGTGTTGTCCGCGGATTCAAAATAACGGCTGCTGGGATCGTATTGCACCAGCGTCGGCAGACGCGACTCGCCAAAGGCCTCCCGCGCGGCATCGGGACGTTCGGAAAAGAAGCGGCGGATATTCACGCTGAGTGCTGTCTCATTGCCCAACACGCCGCCGTCCGCCGTGCCGTATAAAGAGGCGGTGGCGTAGCGCGGATCGGCGGCGCCGATGCGTTCGCACACCAGGGCGCGCCACTCTTCGCTGAACACCTCCCCGGCAAAGACCAGCTTGGGCCGGTAACGGGGCCAGTCCAGGCCTGCGGCGATGCCGCTGTCGATGACGTCTTTTACAAACGGCGGATAGCCCAGCAGCACCACTTGCTCGAAGTGGGGGCCCAGCTCGCGCACCACGCGGAAAATTTCGTCTTTGTTGCTGCCCGGTGTGGCCACGGTCAGGGGATAGCCCTTGAGCGCCAGATGACGCAGGCAGGCGGCGGTGAACATCCCGCCCACCCAGGTGCCCAGGGCGAAACAGACCA encodes:
- a CDS encoding DUF3592 domain-containing protein yields the protein MRQLCAGAISNAKNRTKTRGRSRVVSSGSETSLYPQNIICELCPNGVVQAPFLFQGEGGANLFFTENVTLNPYIVLLGLFVVAGIAVTFWGWRIMVKGRDTKAWPSVEGVVETFTPASELGTEQAQVHFTYQVNGETLKGVYLCPNETPGPVAVSDSAKNYPVGAKVPVFYNPEKATDATLEPGGKRDDWFVFAAGIVATLFGTLLLLFGT
- a CDS encoding phenylacetate--CoA ligase family protein, with the protein product MDTTAAQLDAIKAFVTTPLPDRLRTGDVERRVLTLFHYCATHVPAYRDFLERHNVSADRIQTLADYRTLPLMTKDNYIRAYPLPARCPGGTLTACDMIAMSSGSTGTATVWPRTPAHELDIAYRFEQVLRDGFQGHERRTLAVVCFALGTWVGGMFTAACLRHLALKGYPLTVATPGSNKDEIFRVVRELGPHFEQVVLLGYPPFVKDVIDSGIAAGLDWPRYRPKLVFAGEVFSEEWRALVCERIGAADPRYATASLYGTADGGVLGNETALSVNIRRFFSERPDAAREAFGESRLPTLVQYDPSSRYFESADNTLVVSGDNGVPLIRYHIADKGGLIACQDLLERVRGYGFDPLAGLDQNSVRDLPFAYIFGRADFTVSYFGANIYPENISVGLEQSAVRKQVSGKFVMQVVETDDHNEALHIVVELLPGANASESLRDTVAATIRAQLLRLNSEFANYVPAQYQMPRIVLKPAGDPEWFPVGVKHRYTRRT